One segment of Nostoc flagelliforme CCNUN1 DNA contains the following:
- a CDS encoding sensor histidine kinase, giving the protein MEINLQFPGINLISLKEAPIHISSQIQPHGVLLVLEEPELKILQVSTNTLKIFGISPENMLHKKLEDLLDPFQIERIKTGLSGENLDFINPTKVWVRKKGDEYVVFDAVFHRNTEGFLILELEPALTQENIPFLSFYHLARASINQLEKTANLRDFCQVIVQEVRKITEFDRVMLYKFDDDGHGSVVAEEKLESLEPYLGLHYPESDIPKPARKLFAANSIRIIPDAYSQPVKLFPVNNPISDRPINLTNSILRSAASCHTEYLHNMGVGASLTISLIKDQKLWGLIACHHQSPKQVSYELRKACEFLGRVIFSEISAREETEDYYHRINLTHLQSILIENMSQEENFIDGLVKNPQHLLDLASAQGAAVCFGGNCTVVGETPREEDLNFLVQWLKNNVEEEVFYTDSLPQIYPDAEGFKNVASGLLAIPIAKRNYVLWFRPEVIQTVNWGGDPNKAFEVSQSEGNVRLCPRKSFELWKETVRLTSLPWKDVEVKAALELRKAIVNIVLRQADELAQLAQDLERSNAELKKFAYVASHDLQEPLNQVVNYVQLLEMRYSEELDEDAQEFISYAVQGVSLMQTLIDDVLAYSKVDMQAIAFQMNDVETSLMRGLGNLRQRINETGATITHDPLPVVMADSTQLMQLFQNLIGNAIKFHSDQPPQIHVGAERIEDAWLFSVRDNGIGIDPKFSDRIFVIFQRLHTRDEYTGTGMGLAICKKIVECHRGRIWVESELGEGATFYFTIPVGGRELERRNGRKTQNHLFGRGQ; this is encoded by the coding sequence ATGGAAATAAACTTACAATTCCCAGGTATTAATTTAATTAGCTTGAAAGAGGCACCGATTCATATTTCTAGCCAAATTCAACCTCATGGTGTCCTGTTAGTCTTGGAGGAGCCTGAGCTAAAAATATTACAAGTTAGCACTAATACATTAAAGATTTTCGGAATTTCTCCCGAAAATATGTTGCACAAAAAACTAGAAGATTTACTAGATCCCTTTCAAATAGAGAGAATTAAAACAGGGCTATCTGGAGAAAATCTTGATTTCATCAATCCCACAAAAGTTTGGGTGCGAAAAAAAGGTGATGAATACGTAGTATTTGATGCAGTATTTCACCGCAATACCGAAGGATTTTTAATCCTGGAATTAGAACCTGCTCTTACTCAAGAAAATATTCCGTTTTTAAGCTTTTATCATCTAGCTAGAGCCTCCATCAATCAACTAGAAAAAACAGCAAATCTCCGTGACTTTTGTCAAGTTATCGTTCAAGAAGTTCGGAAAATAACGGAATTTGACAGGGTAATGTTATATAAATTCGATGATGATGGGCATGGTTCCGTTGTCGCTGAAGAAAAACTAGAAAGCCTAGAACCTTACTTAGGGCTGCATTATCCAGAGTCAGATATTCCCAAACCAGCGAGAAAATTATTTGCTGCCAATTCCATCAGAATCATCCCAGATGCTTATTCTCAGCCAGTAAAACTTTTTCCTGTCAATAATCCAATTAGCGATCGCCCCATTAATTTAACCAACTCTATTCTCAGAAGTGCTGCTTCCTGTCATACAGAGTACTTGCATAATATGGGTGTTGGTGCTTCGCTGACTATCTCTTTAATTAAAGACCAAAAACTCTGGGGACTAATTGCTTGTCATCATCAATCCCCGAAACAAGTTTCCTACGAATTGCGTAAAGCTTGCGAATTTTTAGGGCGAGTGATATTTTCAGAAATCTCGGCTAGAGAAGAGACAGAAGACTACTATCACCGGATAAATCTGACACACCTTCAATCAATCTTGATTGAAAACATGTCTCAAGAAGAAAACTTCATTGATGGTTTAGTTAAAAATCCACAGCATCTTTTAGATTTGGCCAGCGCTCAAGGTGCAGCTGTGTGTTTTGGTGGAAATTGCACAGTAGTTGGTGAAACACCTAGAGAAGAAGACCTGAATTTTCTAGTTCAATGGCTGAAGAATAATGTTGAGGAAGAAGTATTTTATACAGATTCCTTACCACAAATTTATCCAGATGCCGAAGGTTTTAAAAATGTCGCTAGTGGTTTGTTAGCAATTCCCATCGCCAAGCGGAATTATGTTTTGTGGTTCCGACCGGAAGTAATTCAAACTGTAAATTGGGGTGGCGATCCTAATAAGGCGTTTGAAGTTAGCCAGTCAGAAGGAAATGTCCGTCTATGTCCACGCAAATCATTTGAACTGTGGAAAGAAACGGTTCGCTTGACATCTTTACCTTGGAAAGATGTAGAAGTTAAAGCAGCATTGGAACTGCGGAAAGCAATCGTTAATATTGTGCTGCGTCAAGCCGATGAACTAGCCCAGTTAGCGCAGGATTTAGAACGTTCTAACGCCGAATTGAAAAAGTTTGCCTACGTCGCCTCCCATGACTTGCAAGAACCGCTCAATCAAGTTGTTAATTACGTGCAACTGTTAGAGATGCGGTATAGCGAAGAACTTGACGAAGATGCTCAGGAGTTTATTAGCTATGCTGTGCAGGGAGTTAGCCTGATGCAGACGTTGATTGATGATGTGCTGGCATACTCGAAAGTGGATATGCAAGCGATCGCATTTCAAATGAACGATGTAGAGACATCCTTAATGCGGGGGTTGGGCAATTTGCGTCAACGCATTAATGAAACTGGGGCTACTATCACCCACGATCCCTTACCCGTAGTTATGGCTGACAGCACCCAACTGATGCAGCTATTCCAAAACCTCATCGGTAACGCCATCAAGTTCCACAGTGACCAGCCGCCACAAATCCATGTGGGAGCAGAAAGGATAGAAGATGCATGGCTTTTCTCAGTTCGGGATAATGGAATTGGCATTGACCCAAAATTTAGCGATCGCATTTTCGTAATTTTTCAGCGCTTACACACGCGGGATGAATATACTGGTACAGGTATGGGTTTAGCGATCTGTAAGAAGATTGTCGAATGTCACCGGGGGCGGATCTGGGTAGAGTCAGAACTAGGTGAAGGCGCAACCTTCTACTTTACGATTCCAGTTGGAGGACGCGAACTTGAGCGTAGAAACGGGAGAAAGACACAAAACCATCTTTTTGGTCGAGGACAATAA
- a CDS encoding response regulator: MSVETGERHKTIFLVEDNKADIRLIQEALKNSSVPYQVVTVRDGIDAMAYLRQEGEYADASRPDLILLDLNLPKKDGREVLAEIKADPVLKRIPVVVLTTSKNEDDIFHSYDLHVNCYITKSRNLNQLFQIVKSIEDFWLSTVTLPSE, encoded by the coding sequence TTGAGCGTAGAAACGGGAGAAAGACACAAAACCATCTTTTTGGTCGAGGACAATAAAGCTGATATTCGCTTAATCCAAGAAGCGTTGAAAAATAGTTCAGTGCCCTACCAAGTGGTAACGGTCAGGGATGGTATAGATGCTATGGCTTATTTACGCCAAGAAGGTGAATATGCTGACGCATCACGCCCTGACCTTATTCTGTTGGATTTGAATTTACCTAAAAAAGATGGTCGAGAAGTGCTGGCGGAAATTAAAGCTGACCCAGTACTAAAACGCATTCCAGTTGTTGTGCTAACAACCTCAAAAAATGAGGATGACATTTTTCACAGCTACGATTTACATGTGAATTGCTATATTACTAAATCTCGCAACCTCAACCAATTATTTCAAATCGTCAAGAGTATTGAAGATTTTTGGCTCTCTACTGTGACACTACCATCGGAGTGA
- a CDS encoding hybrid sensor histidine kinase/response regulator: MVVSYSVKILLIEDNLASARLLQEFLTQAQSQEFTLVHVTRLGEALQELSKCNYDVILLDLTLPDSQGLSSLPPLIGQAPSIPIVVLTNTNDEELAIEAVRQGAQDYLVKRQVNVDVLVRSLRYAIERKQVLESLRTVNETLQTRVEERTAELVKANELNQFKSEFVSMLSHDIRNPLNTILLAAGLLQNQDERLTKEKKLNHLQMIRSAIKNMAKLLDEVTFIGKADSGRLGYDLICLDLEAFCRQMVEEVRLLANEKHLTLVFASFGQLDEALWDESLLRHILGNLLSNAIKYSLPGGIVRFELIGQEKAVIFRVQDWGIGIPQENQKRLFQPFRRADNVGTIPGTGLGLAIAKKCVDAQGGEIVVNSQVGVGTTFTVTLPLLEV; this comes from the coding sequence ATGGTTGTGAGCTACTCAGTAAAAATCTTGTTAATTGAGGATAATCTAGCTTCTGCTAGGTTGTTGCAAGAGTTTCTGACACAAGCCCAGTCCCAAGAGTTTACTCTGGTTCATGTGACGCGATTGGGGGAAGCACTTCAGGAACTAAGTAAATGTAATTATGATGTGATTTTATTAGATTTAACTCTACCTGACAGCCAAGGATTGTCATCTCTACCTCCTCTAATTGGTCAAGCACCAAGCATACCGATTGTTGTCCTAACCAATACAAATGACGAAGAACTGGCAATTGAAGCAGTGCGACAGGGGGCGCAAGATTATCTAGTCAAGCGCCAGGTAAATGTAGATGTGTTAGTGCGATCGCTACGTTATGCGATCGAGCGTAAGCAGGTTTTAGAATCATTACGCACAGTCAATGAAACGTTACAAACCCGGGTTGAAGAACGAACTGCGGAACTGGTGAAAGCTAATGAACTTAACCAGTTCAAATCTGAATTTGTCTCAATGCTCTCTCATGACATCCGCAATCCCCTAAATACTATTCTCTTGGCTGCTGGTTTGCTACAAAACCAAGATGAAAGACTGACCAAAGAGAAAAAACTGAATCATTTACAAATGATTCGCTCGGCAATCAAAAACATGGCAAAGCTATTAGATGAAGTTACATTCATCGGCAAAGCTGATTCCGGTAGACTGGGGTATGACCTGATCTGCTTAGATTTAGAAGCTTTTTGTCGCCAAATGGTTGAAGAAGTTCGATTGCTCGCAAATGAGAAGCATCTGACTTTGGTATTCGCCAGTTTTGGGCAATTAGACGAAGCACTATGGGATGAAAGCTTACTGCGGCATATTTTGGGCAATTTACTTAGTAATGCGATTAAGTATTCACTACCGGGCGGCATAGTGCGTTTTGAACTAATTGGTCAGGAAAAAGCGGTAATTTTCCGAGTTCAAGATTGGGGAATTGGCATTCCTCAAGAAAACCAAAAGCGACTGTTTCAGCCTTTTCGACGTGCGGACAATGTTGGAACCATTCCTGGCACTGGCTTGGGGTTAGCGATCGCCAAAAAATGTGTCGATGCACAGGGAGGCGAGATTGTAGTCAATAGTCAAGTTGGAGTAGGTACAACTTTTACCGTTACCCTTCCTTTACTAGAAGTTTAA
- the trmB gene encoding tRNA (guanosine(46)-N7)-methyltransferase TrmB, with amino-acid sequence MAAVRVRQHVNPLGKKYQTPASPLDWEQIYAKPNQPLHLDIGCAKGLFLVNMAKIEPNWNFLGLEIREPLVVEANKLRSELGFTNLHYLFCNVNNSLHSLLSSLPPGSLQRVTIQFPDPWFKTRHAKRRVVQPELVAELANYLAVGGVVFLQSDMEFVAVEMRDRFAAHPAYQKIGTGEWLVENPLPVATEREIGTQKKGEPVYRALFERVKNTD; translated from the coding sequence TTGGCAGCAGTCCGAGTCCGCCAGCATGTTAATCCACTTGGTAAAAAGTATCAAACACCAGCAAGTCCACTTGATTGGGAACAAATTTATGCAAAGCCAAATCAACCGCTACATTTAGATATTGGCTGTGCTAAAGGACTATTTTTGGTAAATATGGCCAAAATAGAACCCAACTGGAATTTTCTTGGCTTGGAAATTCGGGAACCTCTGGTAGTGGAGGCGAATAAGTTACGTTCTGAGTTAGGTTTCACAAACCTGCATTACTTATTTTGTAATGTGAATAACTCACTGCACTCCCTTTTATCTTCCCTACCGCCAGGAAGTTTACAACGCGTTACAATTCAATTCCCCGATCCTTGGTTTAAAACCCGCCATGCTAAACGCCGTGTAGTCCAACCAGAACTAGTGGCAGAATTAGCTAATTATCTTGCAGTTGGGGGAGTTGTATTTCTGCAATCAGATATGGAATTTGTTGCTGTGGAAATGCGCGATCGCTTTGCTGCTCACCCAGCTTATCAGAAAATTGGTACAGGAGAATGGTTAGTAGAAAATCCGCTACCAGTTGCCACAGAACGGGAAATAGGCACGCAAAAAAAAGGTGAACCTGTTTATCGGGCTTTGTTTGAAAGGGTAAAAAATACTGATTAG